The following are from one region of the Candidatus Fusobacterium pullicola genome:
- a CDS encoding GHKL domain-containing protein produces the protein MDKLNFKSKLILYVTLINFFTLIISYGIFINTKLTTNKKNINNNLVEMSKLVSTDDTVLEAVTTGIINPKIDKEMDKYISIFKDIDIIVIADITGKKYSHLDKSQIGQNFVNPVKWDKLLQNEGYFSTMLGSMGVTTRWFEPILSKDKSKVLGFVMVGKYDYIIKTSNSSTIMIFTLLFLLALTLAFILSVLFAGGVKKSLFGLEPEDITQLHIKEQLIINNLESGLIALDDKNNIVGVNEVFIKKFPYLTPEKVLNHTLHLLGGNSITRTEITIDNNIFYIKILPICQDERYFGNILLLKTRDDVDSYAREITGIDQLVEGMRANIHEFKNRLHVILGLININKLDLAKKYILEAQELNEYDFQKYNQVKNPFLKAILLGKEAICKERKIEFIFDPESKFDLQTKNFFIQDLSTIIGNLIENSIESFIDYNIENKFIQVQIFQNKNSFSIAITDNGKPISDDILSKIFDYGFSTKGQNRGVGLYLVQEKLKLYKGNIRIEREKSKKTFIVEVKNEECINC, from the coding sequence ATGGATAAATTAAATTTTAAAAGTAAACTTATTTTATATGTAACACTTATTAACTTTTTTACTCTAATTATCTCCTATGGTATCTTTATCAATACAAAACTTACCACAAATAAAAAAAATATAAATAATAATCTTGTCGAGATGTCAAAGCTAGTATCTACTGATGATACTGTACTTGAAGCTGTTACTACAGGTATAATTAATCCTAAAATTGATAAGGAAATGGATAAGTATATCTCAATTTTTAAAGATATAGATATTATAGTTATTGCAGATATTACAGGTAAAAAATATTCACACTTAGATAAATCACAAATTGGACAAAACTTTGTTAACCCTGTTAAATGGGATAAACTCCTTCAAAATGAGGGATATTTTTCTACTATGCTGGGCTCTATGGGGGTTACAACTAGATGGTTTGAACCTATACTCTCTAAAGATAAAAGTAAAGTTCTTGGTTTTGTAATGGTTGGAAAGTATGACTATATCATAAAAACTTCCAATAGTTCTACTATAATGATATTTACTTTACTATTTTTATTAGCACTAACTTTAGCCTTTATTCTATCTGTACTTTTTGCTGGGGGGGTAAAAAAATCTCTGTTTGGTCTAGAGCCTGAAGATATTACTCAGCTACATATTAAAGAGCAACTTATCATCAATAATCTTGAGTCCGGATTGATAGCCCTTGATGATAAAAATAATATTGTTGGAGTAAATGAAGTATTTATAAAAAAATTTCCATATCTAACTCCTGAAAAGGTTTTAAACCATACACTACATCTACTAGGTGGAAATAGTATCACAAGGACTGAAATTACTATAGATAACAATATTTTCTATATAAAAATTTTACCTATATGCCAAGATGAAAGATATTTTGGAAATATCTTACTATTAAAAACACGTGATGATGTTGATTCATATGCAAGAGAGATCACTGGTATTGATCAGTTAGTAGAAGGAATGAGAGCTAATATACATGAGTTTAAAAATAGACTACATGTTATCTTAGGACTTATCAATATAAATAAATTAGACCTAGCTAAAAAATATATTTTAGAGGCTCAAGAATTAAATGAGTATGATTTTCAAAAATATAATCAGGTTAAAAATCCTTTTTTAAAAGCTATTCTCTTAGGTAAGGAAGCTATTTGTAAAGAGAGAAAAATAGAGTTTATTTTTGATCCTGAATCTAAGTTCGATCTTCAAACTAAAAACTTTTTTATTCAAGATCTTAGCACTATTATAGGTAACCTCATTGAAAACTCTATAGAATCCTTTATAGACTACAATATAGAGAATAAATTTATACAGGTACAAATTTTCCAAAATAAAAACTCTTTTTCTATAGCTATTACTGATAATGGAAAACCTATTTCAGATGATATCCTATCTAAAATATTTGATTATGGCTTCTCTACCAAAGGGCAAAATCGTGGAGTTGGACTATATCTAGTACAGGAAAAACTAAAATTATATAAGGGAAATATTAGAATTGAAAGAGAAAAATCTAAAAAAACTTTTATTGTAGAGGTGAAAAATGAAGAATGTATTAATTGTTGA
- a CDS encoding response regulator, with protein sequence MKNVLIVEDDPMVAMINEEYLSTFQNIKILGRTYTEKDTLNFLTTHKVDLIILDVFLGEENGIDILKSIRTLGYTTDVIMITSANGGEDIKKAFSLGCIDYLIKPFDFERLKLSIDKIFARDEILNKTKIKQDSIDNIQSISPVINVKLNLPKGLNSKTLDKITQIIDNLPSEEFGIKDICQITDISNVTIKKYLDYLEAIKYIASFTNYGNVGRPLYLYRKIR encoded by the coding sequence ATGAAGAATGTATTAATTGTTGAAGATGATCCTATGGTAGCTATGATTAACGAAGAGTACCTCTCTACTTTCCAAAATATTAAAATTCTAGGAAGAACATATACTGAGAAAGATACTTTAAATTTTTTAACTACTCATAAAGTTGATTTGATTATTTTAGATGTATTCTTAGGGGAAGAGAATGGAATAGATATCTTAAAAAGTATCAGAACTTTAGGATATACAACAGATGTTATTATGATAACCTCTGCTAATGGAGGAGAGGATATTAAAAAAGCTTTCTCATTAGGTTGTATCGATTATTTGATAAAACCCTTTGATTTTGAGAGATTGAAATTAAGTATAGATAAAATTTTTGCTAGAGATGAGATTTTAAATAAAACCAAAATAAAACAAGACTCCATTGATAATATTCAATCTATCTCCCCTGTAATCAATGTAAAATTAAATCTTCCTAAGGGATTAAACTCTAAAACCTTGGATAAGATTACTCAAATCATAGATAACCTTCCTAGTGAAGAGTTTGGGATAAAAGATATCTGTCAAATAACTGATATAAGCAATGTTACTATAAAAAAATATTTAGATTATTTAGAAGCTATTAAATATATTGCTAGCTTTACTAATTATGGGAATGTTGGGCGTCCCTTATATCTTTATAGAAAAATAAGGTAG